Proteins encoded by one window of Cyanobium sp. NS01:
- a CDS encoding type I restriction-modification system subunit M N-terminal domain-containing protein, whose translation MPDQEHLDDFLEAVEEAGSPAKNPALREALGWEEPLYEEVKAALVAKGIVKRGQGRSDTVFLADAEQVVQQATQAKAPRHGKAAGNGTPKDKSLESWIWDAACSIRGAKDAPKYKDYILPLIFTKRLCDVFDDELNRIAAEVGSRQKAFQLVAADHKLVRFYLPLVPGDPEQPVWSVIRKLSDKIGEGVTTQMRAIARENPLLQGIIDRVDFNATTHGQRDLDDDRLSNLIEAISTKRLGLSDVEADIIGKSYEYLIRKFAEGSGQSAGEFYTPPEVASIMSKVLQPEPGMEIYDPCCQGLLEVCLNSPGRGLPPTVSCAGPALDPWPLSPPPRLLQQAI comes from the coding sequence ATGCCCGATCAGGAGCACCTGGACGACTTCCTCGAAGCCGTGGAAGAGGCCGGTAGCCCCGCCAAGAACCCTGCCCTGCGCGAAGCCCTCGGCTGGGAGGAGCCCCTCTACGAGGAGGTGAAGGCGGCACTGGTGGCCAAGGGGATCGTGAAACGCGGCCAGGGCCGCAGCGACACGGTGTTCCTTGCAGACGCCGAGCAGGTCGTGCAACAGGCCACGCAAGCCAAAGCCCCCCGCCATGGGAAAGCCGCCGGCAACGGCACCCCCAAAGACAAATCCCTCGAATCCTGGATCTGGGACGCGGCCTGCTCGATCCGCGGCGCCAAGGACGCGCCGAAATACAAGGACTACATCTTGCCGCTGATCTTCACGAAGCGGCTCTGCGATGTGTTCGACGACGAGCTGAACCGCATCGCCGCCGAGGTGGGTTCGCGTCAGAAGGCCTTCCAACTGGTGGCCGCCGATCACAAGCTGGTGCGCTTCTACCTGCCGCTGGTGCCAGGCGACCCGGAGCAGCCGGTGTGGAGCGTGATCCGCAAGCTGTCGGACAAGATCGGCGAAGGGGTCACCACCCAGATGCGGGCCATTGCCCGGGAGAACCCGCTGCTGCAGGGCATCATCGACCGGGTGGACTTCAACGCCACCACGCACGGCCAGCGCGACCTCGACGACGACCGCCTCTCCAACCTGATCGAGGCGATCAGCACCAAGCGCCTGGGTCTGAGCGACGTGGAGGCCGACATCATCGGCAAGAGCTACGAATACCTGATCCGCAAGTTCGCCGAGGGCAGCGGCCAGAGCGCCGGTGAGTTCTACACACCGCCCGAGGTGGCCAGCATCATGAGCAAGGTGCTGCAGCCGGAGCCCGGCATGGAGATCTACGACCCCTGCTGCCAGGGCCTATTAGAAGTCTGTCTCAATAGCCCTGGCCGGGGCCTCCCGCCTACGGTGTCGTGCGCGGGACCCGCTCTTGACCCTTGGCCTCTGAGCCCGCCACCACGCCTGCTGCAGCAGGCGATCTGA
- a CDS encoding helicase-related protein, which yields MRALGFCVSVEHARWMARKFVAAGLRAAALDASSPRDESAEQIRRLRDGQLQILFAVDLFNEGLDIPEIDTVLFLRPTESAIVFLQQLGRGLRLCRGKSCLTVLGQKTQPASARPTAASASTSATAPCSAARATSCASRSKPASLPAGRLQPAARSGVQ from the coding sequence ATGCGGGCCCTGGGCTTCTGCGTGAGCGTGGAGCACGCCCGCTGGATGGCCCGCAAGTTCGTGGCCGCCGGCCTGCGCGCCGCCGCCCTCGATGCCTCCAGCCCCCGCGACGAGAGCGCCGAGCAGATCCGCCGGCTTCGCGACGGCCAGCTGCAGATCCTGTTTGCCGTGGATCTGTTCAACGAAGGCCTCGACATCCCCGAGATCGACACGGTGCTGTTCCTGCGCCCCACCGAGAGCGCGATTGTGTTCCTGCAGCAGCTCGGCCGCGGGTTGCGCCTCTGCCGGGGCAAGAGCTGCCTCACGGTGCTGGGCCAAAAAACGCAACCAGCATCGGCCAGGCCCACCGCCGCTTCCGCTTCGACCTCCGCTACCGCGCCCTGCTCGGCGGCACGCGCGACCAGCTGCGCCAGCAGATCGAAACCGGCTTCCCTTCCCGCCGGCCGGCTGCAGCCTGCAGCTCGATCGGGTGTCCAGTGA
- a CDS encoding DUF3427 domain-containing protein yields the protein MSSEGVLANLHESLPSRRPQLVAECRSLGRCSLAGVLEGLGMELGEFYRVAKSWALLQRELGWLALGEASADEQRLGRGIAGGLLHLDDPERLCWLADQLQLPMAPDPVGFDSATERSWRMLMVQLWGSGRHHVPLAEALVRLWVAAHLRAELVGALDWGRAEPPPIPLKLHGRYSRSEVFAAFGLLNEARPFPGREGVGFDEATQCDVFFITLNKSERLFSPTTRYNDYAISPWEFHWESQSLTREASATGQRYIHHRERGSKVLLFVREENKRGGVSMPFHCLGFADYLSHEGERPMAIRWRLQQPIPAAWLPVMGLAV from the coding sequence GTGTCCAGTGAGGGGGTGCTGGCCAACCTGCACGAGTCGCTGCCCAGCCGGCGGCCCCAGCTGGTAGCCGAATGCCGCAGCCTCGGGCGCTGTTCGCTGGCGGGGGTGTTGGAGGGGCTGGGGATGGAGCTGGGGGAGTTTTACAGGGTGGCGAAGTCGTGGGCGTTGCTGCAGCGGGAGCTGGGGTGGTTGGCGCTGGGCGAGGCCAGCGCCGATGAGCAGCGGCTGGGGCGAGGGATCGCCGGGGGCCTGCTGCATCTGGATGACCCCGAGCGCTTGTGCTGGCTGGCGGATCAGCTGCAACTGCCCATGGCGCCTGATCCGGTGGGCTTCGATTCCGCCACCGAACGCAGCTGGCGCATGCTGATGGTCCAGCTGTGGGGCAGCGGCCGGCACCACGTGCCCCTGGCCGAGGCCCTCGTCCGGCTCTGGGTTGCCGCCCACCTCCGCGCCGAACTGGTGGGCGCCCTCGACTGGGGCCGCGCCGAACCACCTCCCATTCCCCTGAAACTCCACGGCCGCTACTCCCGCTCCGAGGTGTTCGCCGCCTTTGGGTTGTTGAACGAGGCCCGCCCCTTCCCCGGCCGTGAGGGGGTGGGCTTTGACGAAGCCACCCAGTGCGACGTCTTCTTCATCACCCTCAACAAATCCGAGCGCCTGTTCTCACCCACGACCCGCTACAACGACTACGCCATCTCCCCATGGGAGTTCCACTGGGAGAGCCAGAGCCTCACCAGGGAAGCCTCCGCCACCGGGCAGCGCTACATCCACCACCGCGAGCGGGGCAGCAAGGTGCTGCTGTTTGTTCGCGAGGAAAACAAAAGGGGCGGCGTCAGCATGCCGTTCCACTGCCTCGGTTTTGCCGACTACCTGAGCCACGAGGGCGAGCGGCCGATGGCGATTCGCTGGCGGCTGCAGCAGCCGATCCCGGCGGCGTGGCTACCGGTGATGGGGTTGGCGGTTTAG
- a CDS encoding DUF433 domain-containing protein — MDIQSRITINPAVRFGKPCVRGTRLTVGVVLGSLASGMSEAELLEDFPQLSHDDVLACLAYAADRERCLVTLSSSVA; from the coding sequence ATGGACATCCAGTCCCGGATCACCATCAACCCGGCGGTGCGCTTCGGCAAGCCCTGCGTGCGCGGCACGCGCCTCACCGTGGGGGTCGTGCTCGGTTCGCTGGCCAGCGGCATGAGTGAAGCGGAATTGCTGGAGGATTTCCCTCAGCTCAGCCACGACGACGTGCTCGCCTGCCTTGCCTATGCGGCAGATCGCGAGCGTTGCCTGGTCACGCTGTCTTCATCGGTGGCGTGA
- a CDS encoding DNA-binding protein gives MVFAIQLSDEQTRALAETARRLNVPQEDLAAAAIRDLLSRPSADFETIAARVLSKNEELYRRLA, from the coding sequence ATGGTCTTTGCCATCCAGCTCAGCGACGAGCAGACCAGAGCCCTGGCTGAAACGGCCCGTCGACTGAACGTGCCCCAGGAAGACCTGGCAGCTGCAGCCATTCGGGATCTGCTCAGTCGCCCTTCCGCCGATTTCGAAACCATCGCTGCGAGAGTTCTCTCAAAGAATGAGGAGCTCTACCGTCGTCTGGCGTGA
- a CDS encoding type II toxin-antitoxin system death-on-curing family toxin produces the protein MRCWSFITSGGSPGLRDLGLLEAALSQPRQTFAGDDLYPTIINKAACLGFSLITNHPFVDGNKRIGHAATEVMLMLNGHQLRTSVDAAEATILAVASGGLDRRAYTSWVERHSHPLT, from the coding sequence GTGAGGTGCTGGAGCTTCATCACCAGCGGCGGCTCACCAGGACTGAGAGATCTTGGCCTGCTGGAAGCTGCACTGAGCCAGCCTCGCCAAACCTTTGCCGGGGATGATCTTTATCCAACGATCATCAATAAAGCCGCCTGTCTCGGTTTTTCACTCATCACCAATCATCCCTTCGTGGATGGTAACAAACGAATTGGTCACGCCGCCACGGAGGTGATGTTGATGCTGAACGGCCATCAACTCAGGACCTCAGTGGATGCGGCAGAAGCCACAATCCTTGCTGTGGCCTCTGGTGGCCTTGATCGAAGGGCATACACAAGCTGGGTTGAGCGGCATAGCCATCCCCTGACGTGA
- a CDS encoding DUF433 domain-containing protein, which translates to MDHSRITHNPAQCGGKACIRGMRIRVSDVLDLYAAGLSPDQILAELPDLEPDDLQAALSYAGRELDHPVLVA; encoded by the coding sequence ATGGATCATTCACGCATCACCCACAACCCAGCCCAGTGCGGGGGCAAGGCCTGCATCAGAGGCATGCGGATCCGCGTCAGCGATGTGCTCGATCTGTATGCCGCTGGCCTTTCCCCCGATCAGATCCTTGCCGAGCTACCTGATCTTGAGCCCGACGATCTGCAGGCGGCTCTCAGCTACGCCGGACGCGAGTTGGATCATCCCGTGCTGGTGGCGTGA
- a CDS encoding AI-2E family transporter, producing MPLPSGLPRPLVLGLSFPLVVLNLWVFASLYRAFEGIASTFILAGVIALILNLPVRLLQRRLGLGRSWAIGLVVGLFLALAGLIAATLLPLLVVRFLAFTQVLPEWISATAQQLDAVSGRASYLGVPIEVSEIIEGLAAGLTAQLEGLLLNIPAFITGSLGNFFSLFFLFVLTIFFLIYGGDFVRNCLTSWLPGDNGVKVLAVLRRNFNSYIFNQLILAAVLMAVLTPTLWLLRAPFPILSGVSIGLMGFIPFGAILGILLFSVLFMLKSFWLGLRIFAVLIVVDQVIENVLPPRLLGKLTGLNPIVILFSVMVGATLASFYGVITAVPIAATVKSLLLDSAEPPSSSA from the coding sequence ATGCCCCTGCCCTCCGGCCTGCCCCGCCCGCTGGTGCTGGGGCTGTCCTTCCCGCTCGTGGTGCTGAACCTGTGGGTGTTCGCCTCGCTCTACAGGGCCTTTGAGGGCATCGCTTCCACCTTCATCCTCGCCGGGGTGATCGCGTTGATCCTCAACCTGCCGGTGCGCCTGCTGCAGCGGCGCCTGGGGCTGGGGCGCAGCTGGGCGATCGGTTTGGTGGTGGGGCTGTTCCTGGCCCTGGCCGGCCTGATCGCCGCCACCCTGCTGCCGCTTCTGGTGGTGCGGTTTCTGGCCTTCACGCAGGTGCTGCCGGAGTGGATCTCCGCCACCGCCCAGCAGCTCGACGCCGTCAGTGGCAGGGCCTCCTATCTGGGCGTGCCGATCGAGGTCAGCGAAATCATCGAGGGCCTGGCGGCGGGGCTCACCGCGCAGCTGGAGGGATTGCTGCTCAACATCCCCGCCTTCATCACCGGATCGCTGGGGAACTTCTTCAGCCTCTTCTTCCTGTTTGTGCTCACGATCTTCTTCCTGATCTATGGCGGTGATTTCGTGCGCAACTGCCTCACCTCCTGGCTGCCTGGCGACAACGGCGTCAAGGTGCTGGCGGTGCTGCGCCGCAACTTCAACAGCTACATCTTCAACCAGCTGATTCTCGCCGCTGTGCTGATGGCTGTACTCACACCCACCCTCTGGTTGCTGAGGGCGCCGTTTCCCATTCTCTCGGGGGTGAGCATCGGCCTGATGGGCTTCATCCCGTTCGGAGCCATCCTCGGCATCCTGTTGTTCAGTGTGCTGTTCATGCTCAAGAGCTTCTGGCTGGGGCTGCGCATCTTCGCCGTGCTGATCGTGGTGGATCAGGTGATCGAAAACGTGCTGCCGCCGCGGCTGCTGGGCAAGCTCACCGGCCTCAACCCGATCGTGATCCTGTTTTCGGTGATGGTGGGCGCCACCCTCGCCAGTTTCTACGGGGTGATCACCGCCGTGCCGATCGCCGCCACCGTCAAGTCGCTGCTGCTCGACTCTGCCGAGCCGCCCTCCAGCTCGGCATAG